In the genome of Nocardioides marmoribigeumensis, one region contains:
- a CDS encoding thiolase domain-containing protein, which produces MRDVAVVGFAQRQMAHFDGSPSMVELLVPTFAELWEQTGWTKDDIGFFCSGSSDYLAGRSFSFVSAVDAIGTLPPVNESHVEMDAAWALYEAWVKIQTGEVDTALVYGFGKSSAGVLRRVLSLQLDPYVLTPLWPDTVSIAAMQARVGLEAGRFTEEEMAEVVARSRNAALDNPYAVLSGAVSADALLKEPMYADPLRKHDCAPVTDGVAAIVIAAGDRASEQVERRGGAAWITGIQHRIDAQNLSLRSLDTVDSLAAAGAALDLGGVDLAELHAPFSHQELMSLTALGLGDDVTVNPSGGPLAGNPMFTGGLNRIGEAARRLWDGSAGKAVATATSGPAMQQNLVCTLSSNGGN; this is translated from the coding sequence ATGAGAGACGTCGCGGTCGTCGGCTTCGCCCAGCGCCAGATGGCGCACTTCGACGGGTCGCCGAGCATGGTGGAGCTGCTCGTCCCCACGTTCGCCGAGCTGTGGGAGCAGACCGGGTGGACCAAGGACGACATCGGGTTCTTCTGCTCGGGATCCTCCGACTACCTGGCCGGGCGGTCGTTCTCGTTCGTCTCGGCGGTGGACGCGATCGGCACGCTCCCGCCGGTCAACGAGTCCCACGTCGAGATGGACGCCGCGTGGGCGCTCTACGAGGCGTGGGTCAAGATCCAGACCGGCGAGGTCGACACCGCGCTGGTCTACGGCTTCGGCAAGTCCTCGGCCGGGGTGCTGCGCCGGGTGCTCTCGCTGCAGCTCGACCCCTACGTGCTCACGCCCCTGTGGCCCGACACCGTCTCGATCGCGGCGATGCAGGCGCGCGTCGGCCTCGAGGCGGGCCGCTTCACCGAGGAGGAGATGGCCGAGGTCGTCGCGCGCAGCCGCAACGCGGCCCTCGACAACCCCTACGCCGTCCTCTCCGGCGCGGTCTCGGCCGACGCGCTCCTCAAGGAGCCGATGTACGCCGACCCGCTGCGCAAGCACGACTGCGCGCCGGTCACCGACGGGGTCGCCGCCATCGTGATCGCCGCCGGTGACCGTGCGTCCGAGCAGGTCGAGCGCCGAGGTGGGGCTGCCTGGATCACCGGGATCCAGCACCGCATCGATGCCCAGAACCTCTCGCTGCGCTCGCTCGACACCGTCGACTCGCTGGCCGCCGCGGGCGCCGCTCTCGACCTCGGGGGCGTCGACCTCGCCGAGCTGCACGCACCGTTCAGCCACCAGGAGCTGATGTCGCTCACGGCACTGGGCCTGGGTGACGACGTCACCGTCAACCCCTCAGGCGGTCCGCTGGCGGGCAACCCGATGTTCACCGGCGGCCTCAACCGCATCGGCGAGGCCGCCCGGCGGCTGTGGGACGGCTCGGCCGGCAAGGCGGTCGCCACCGCGACCAGCGGGCCGGCGATGCAGCAGAACCTCGTGTGCACCCTTTCCAGCAACGGAGGCAACTGA